The Cellulophaga lytica DSM 7489 nucleotide sequence TGTAGTTTCATATTTTTTCTAGAAGCAATGTTTGTGCTCTTAAAGTAATCGTTCCATAATTGCTGAAACTCTAACTCTACAGCAGCAAAAATTTCTGAAGATGTTTTGGTAGGGTCAAAGTCTGCACCTAATTCTAGCGTAATAATATCTACTTTATCTAAGTTATAATACAAGCCATACTTCCGTTTTAAATCGTAAATAAGCCATTTTTGGTCTGCATAACGTTTTTCAAAATGTCTTTTTATAAGTGGCAGTACATTAAAATCTGGTTCTATATTAGCAAAGTAAATACCATCTTTAGTTAGTTTAAAACGTACAAAAGCTTCCATTCTGTGTTTTTCTCGTCCTACGTTTTTAGTAAGTTTGGCTATCTCTAAAATATGAGCGTTTGTAAAGTCAGACCCTACATTTTTTTTAGCAGCAAAAACATACACTATTGCATTAAATAAAGTATCTTCTACAGTAGGTTTTTCACTTAAAAAGGCATAGTAAAACCTGCGTAATTCATCTGTAGACATCTTCTTTTTTAAGCCAGCCCAAACACGGTTACTTTTTTCTTGGTCTGTATACACCGTATCAAAACTTCCAAATAAAGGCTGCTGAAAACGCTGTTCTGTAACAATTTTAACGGTCTTTAATTTTAGCTCAAAAGCAGTAAAAACGGCAGTTAAAAATCCATCAAAAGTAGCGTCATAAATTAGCGTAGTTTCCATTTTAAAAATCTATCCAAAAAGGTTTAATTGGTTGCTAAGCATATCTGTATACTTACTTTTAGAATTTTGTAAAATAAGGCCTTTAATTTTCTCGGCTGTTAAATCTCTGCTTTCAAATTTGTTAGATGCACACACCAAAAAGTATTGCGCACGGTTTAAAGACACCCCAATAGCTTTTAAATGCTCCCAATTAAGTTGCCTGTACCGCCTAGCTTTTAGTATTTTGTATACAGATTTCATTCCTAAACCAGGTATTCTTGCAAGCATATGCTTATCTGCCTTGTTTACATCTACAGGAAACTCGTGCATATTACGCAATGCCCAACCCAGTTTAGGGTCAATATCTAAATCTAAATGCTGGTGTTGCTCGTTTAGAATTTCTTCAATATTAAAACCATAAAAACGTAACAACCAGTCTGTTTGGTACAGTCTGTTTTCGCGTAACATAGGTACAGGAGTGCCAATTTGCGGTAAGCGTGTATCATAACTAATAGGCACATAACCAGAGTAGTACACACGTTTTAAATTAAAATTTTTGTAAAAATAATTAGAGGTGTACATAATTTGCATATCATTTTCACCACTGGCACCAACAATCATTTGTGTACTTTGCCCACCAGGAGCATATTTTGGAGTACTTTTAATAAGTTTTTTCTCGTTTTTGTACTGTATAATTTCATTTTTCACCTTAATCATAGGTTTAATAAAATCTTCTCTATTTTTATCTGGAGCCAAAAGTTTTAACCCTTTTTTAGTCGGAATTTCAATATTTACACTAAGTCTGTCTGCATACAAACCAGCCTCACGCATTAGCTCATCACTAGCACCCGGAATAGATTTTAAATGTATGTATCCATTAAAATTTTCTTCTAAACGCAATTTTTTAGCCACAGCAACCAAACGCTCCATAGTATAGTCGGCACTTTTAAAAATACCAGAGCTTAAAAAAAGTCCTTCAATATAATTACGTCTGTAAAAATTTATAGTTAAATCTACCACCTCTTGTACTTTAAAAGCAGCACGTTTAATGTCATTACTTTTACGCGTAACACAGTAGGCACAATCAAATATACAATAGTTGGTAAGTAGTATTTTTAAGAGCGATACACAACGGCCGTCTTCTGTATACGTATGGCAAATACCAGAAGCAGATGCATTACCTAATCCCTTATTAGTGTTGGTTCTGTTGCTACCGCTAGAGGAGCATGATACATCATACTTTGCAGCATCTGCAAGGATGTTTAATTTTTCTTGTACACGTTGAAAAGACATACCTAAAAATTTAAGTTTAGACTGTAAAGATACAATGTAAACAAATAAAAAACACATTTTGTAATTAATTTATATCTCATATTATGATATATAAGTATGTAATGTACTATATTTGACACTGAAAATAATGCAGTTATGAACCGTATTAAGTACGTATTAGAAGACAAGGGTATAAAGCAAACTTGGTTAGCAGAAAAGCTAGGTAAAAGTTACAATATGGTAAATTCTTATGTACAGAATAGGAGGCAACCCAGTTTAGAATTGTTGTATGAAATTGCCCATATTTTACAAGTAGAAGCCAGAGATTTGTTAGATGGCAACCAAGCAGTTTTTAACACCAATAATACAGTTAAAACAGACACCGTTAGTATACCTTTAGTAGGCTCTGTAGCTTGCGGATTGCCAATTTTTGCAGAAGAACATATTGAAGCTAAAATTGAAGTTTCTACCAAGCTAGTAAAAAAACCTTCAGATTATTTTTTGTTAAGAGCCACAGGAGACTCTATGAACAAAAAAGGAATAAACAGTGGCGATTTACTACTTATTAAACGCCAACATACTGCAGAAACCGGAGATTTAGTACTTGCCTTGTTAGATAATGAAGCTACGGTTAAAGAGTTTATAAACAACGGTAGCAACCTTGTTTTAAAACCGCACTCTACAAACCCAAAACACCAACCAATTATTTTAACTACAGACTTTAAAGTACAAGGTGTTGTAGCAGATGTTATTAAGGTGTAGTTAAATACATAAGTTTTTTAGTATTTTCTTTTGTACAAAGCAGGAGGGAAGTAGCATTTTGTATTTAGGATAAAAGATGTTACCCATAATTAATTTTATACCATTTATAAATAAATAGTACCCAAGTATACATATCTGTAATTACACTTAAAAAAATAGTTTTACATTGTAGGAGAATTAAACAACCAAAAGTAAAGTAAACTACACTATGTGTGTTTATATGTAGTTTTGCCTAATGCGAAAAACGAAAACTACGAAATGAAAATTATAGAAAAAATCAAAATAAAGAATTTCGGACGTTTTAAAGAATTCACTCTTGGATTTGACAAATCTCTAAACCTTCTAATTGGAGACAATGAAGCTGGAAAAAGTACAATTCTTTCTGCAATTGATATCGTACTAAGTGGAAGTCGCAGTAAAGTAGAAAATTTTGGAATTGATCACCTTTTCAACACTGATGTAATTGATGACTTTCTAGCATCGGAAAAAAAATATGAAAACTTACCAATATTATACATTGAACTCTACCTAAATGACCAAGGAAACAAGGATTTGGATGGCAAGTATAACTCTGAGAATATTCCATCTCACGGAATTTTGTTAATGTGTGAACCAAGAGAAGATTTAAGCAAGGAAATTAAAGAAATTTTAGAACAGGATGACGATAATTTTCCATTTGAATACTACTCAATAAACTTTAAAACATTTTCTGGAGAAAGCTATACTGGCTATCGAAGATTTATGCAACATTTATTGCTTGACAACACGCAAATAAATAATGAATACGCAACAAAATCATATATTAAAACACTTTATCATAATAGTATAAAAGATGCTGAAAAGAACAAGCATCAAAATGAATATAGAAAACATAAAGAAAATTTTCGTACCACTGTACTAAATGAATTGAATGAGCGTATAACTGATTATTCATTCTCTGTCAGAACAAACTCTAAAGCAAACCTTGAATCTGATTTAACAATCAAAGAAGGTAACATCGAAATAGAAAATAAAGGTAAAGGAAGACAATGCTTTATAAAAACTGACTTTGCATTGCAAAAAAATGAAAATGAACTAGATATAATCCTTCTCGAAGAACCAGAAAATCATTTAAGTCATATAAATATGAAAAAGTTAATCCAAAGGATTAACGAATCAGAAAACAAACAACTGTTTGTTGCTACTCATAGTAATCTAATAAGTACTCGTTTAGATTTACGAAAAGCAGTAATGCTTAATAGTAATAGTTCGCAACCAATTCCATTAATTGCAATTCCAGAGGATACTGCTAAGTTCTTTATGAAAGCACCAGATAATAATATTTTAGAATATATTTTATCTAAAAATGTAATTCTAGTAGAAGGAGATGCCGAATTCATTTTATTAGAAGCATTTTATAAAAAAGTTACAAATAAAAAACTTGAAGATTCAGAAATTCATATAATTTCTGTTGGAGGTACTAGTTTCAAAAGATACCTAGACGTAGCTAAGCTTCTGAATATTAAAACAGCCGTAATTCGTGATAATGATGGCAACTTTCAGTTAAACTGTGTTGATAGATATTCAGATTATACAGAAGATAACATAGAAGTATTTTATGATACTGATAACGCTATTTCAACCTTTGAAATTTCTTTTTTTAAGAATAACGAAGTTATTTGCAGCGAATTATTTTTTGCTGGTCGAAAAACACTAACAGTTCAAGAATATATGCTAAAAAACAAAGCTGATGTTGCCTTTGAGTTATTGGATAAAAAAGCTGACGTTTTAGTCGTTCCAGATTATATTAAAAGAGCAATTGAATGGATAAAAGCTTAATATTAGCAGTTGCAGGTTCGGGAAAAACGACTTTAATCGTTGATAAATTAAATCTTGAAGAAAGGTTTTTATTGATTACTTACACAATTAATAATACACGAAACTTAAAAGAAGCGATTGTTACAAAGTTTGGCTATTTACCCGAAAACATCAATCTATTCTCTTATTATAATTTTCTTTATTCATTTTGCTTCAGACCCTTTTTAGGATATAAATTAAAAACCAAAGGAATTTTTTGGGACTTTACACCAGTTTTCACCAATAAACTTCCTTTAAGTAATATATCTAGGTATATGACCAAGGGAAAGCTATTATACCATAACAGAATAGCAAAACTACTTGAACAAGCAAATGTATTAGGCGATATAAATAAACGTCTATCGAAATATTATGACCACATATTAATCGATGAAATTCAGGACTTTGCTGGTCACGATTTTAACTTATTAAAAAATATATGTCAATCTGAAACAGAAATTATACTTGTAGGAGATTTTTATCAGCATACTTTTGATACAAGTAGAGATGGCAACACCAACGCTAATTTACATAGCGATTATGAGAAGTATCAAAAAATATTTGAAAAGGCAAAAATTATTCCTGATACTGAATATTTAAATAAAAGCTACAGATGCACTAAGAGTGTTTGTCAATTCATTACAGACCAAATTGGAATAGATATTCAATCACATAAAGAAATCGATAGTAATGTTATTTATCTAGATGACATAGAGGAAATCGAAACTTTATTTAATGATAATAATATTATTAAATTATTTTATCGAGAAAATTATAAATACGATTGTTATTCAAGAAATTGGGGAGATTCTAAAGGAGAGAATCATTATAATGACGTATGTGTTGTTTTAAACAAAACAACTTTAACTCACTATAGGCAAGGGAAATTATCGGAATTAAAACCTGTATCTAAAAACAAATTATATGTTGCTTGTTCGAGAGCTAACAATAATTTATATCTGATTGCTGAAGAAAAAATCAAACATTATAAAAACTAAAGCACTGGCTACAACACCATATATAATTAATGGCTGGTTTTAGCCTACATATGAATCCCTAAGCGTTAGGACTAGCGGACTTTCTATCTGTGATTTATTTGCTAAATTAGGTGCTTAAACCACTCAATAAACTATATACAAACAAGTTAGGTGCAAGTTGAAAAAACATAACAAGACAATTAATCTAATATATTTAAACTATGGATTTAATAAACAAATTATTGGGAATAGACCCAAATTATATTGTGATTGGATTAATTGCCTTTTTCTTTTCATTGGAGCAAATAATGCAATCGCCATTTAGCTTCAAAAAAAGAATTAACCATCTGTTTCAAAATGTACTGTTCCAAATTATTCTTGTGTTTTTAAATATCTTTTTTGTAACATTTCAGGTGTTTTCAATTGAATGGTTAAATGGAAACAATATTGGACTTCTATATCTGATTGAATTACCTGTTTGGGTTAAACTTTGTGTTTCTGTTGCCTTATATGACATAACAGCGTATTGGATTCATAGAGGAACCCACAAAATTCCTTTACTATGGAGATTTCATAGAGTACATCACAGTGATACAACAATGGATTCTTCAACGGTTTTTCGTTTTCATCCTATTGAATTAATTCTTGTATTTGGAGTTGGAAATATAATTACTGCTGCGCTATTTGGTACAGATGTCTTTTCTATGGCTCTGTATTATTTTATCCTTTATGTTTTTTTCTTTTTCGAACACGCAAATCTAAATTACCCAAAATGGCTGAATTCGTCTTTAGGATTATTATTTGTAATGCCAGACCATCATAGAGTTCACCATCAACAAGAACAGATATACACAGATTCAAACTATGCCGATATATTTATAATTTGGGACAGGTTATTTGGGACTTTTAAGATGATGCCAGTAGAAGATATGAAATATGGATTGGCAGAATTTGATACGGACGAAAAACAATCATTCCTCTATTTAATTAAAAGTCCTTTTATAAATATTAAAAGAATTAAAACTGATAAGAAATCTGAATAAAAAACCAGTATCTAACAATGTCTATAAGTAATTGCTAGTTCTAGCCTACTTACAAATCCCGAAGCGTTAGGACTATCGTACTTTCTATTCGGTTTTTATTTGATAACTTTAGTACTTAAACCACGTAACAAACTATATACATCAACGTTAGCAGTAATTAAAGAAAATGGGAGATTGGCATCAAGACATAGTGATTAAAGATGTTTCTAATGAAGAATTGCAAAATGTAGCGACTCAGATTATTGAATACCTGGTAGCTGAAGAAATTATAAGTACAAAAATGTCCGATAATGTTTTAGGGACTGATAAAGGATATTGTCCTGGCAGAAACTGGCAAAAAGTTGTTAAATACCCTGATGAAAAACAGTTTTTAGAACTATGGACAAATGGACTTGATGTAATTAAAAAAAGAAATATTTTTTATGCAGATGGTGGTGAATTTAACGCAATTAATTGTCCTATTTGCGGAGTAAATAATCTAGAATGTAATTGGGGAGAATTATTTGGGGAATGGCTTGAAGATCCAAAATCAGCAGATTTGGAATGTATAAAATGTAAACAATCTAATTCTATTAGTGAATATATATTTGAACCGACTTGGGCATTAAGCAATCTAGGGTTTGTTTTCTGGAATTGGCCCATTTTCAAAGACTCATTTATTGCTGAATTGAAGGAATTCACAGGAAAGAGAATTATAAAAGTGGAAGGAAAACTATGAATAAAATTGCCTAACTTACACGCTACTGCCATACCCAAGTCCGTTTGAAAAATATTAAAAAACACCAGAATAATAAATGGAATTACCTAAATATCACGAAACTTTTATACCAATTTTGGAAACATTGAATTCTATTGAATCAACTAGTAGTCGAGAATTAGCAAGAAAAGTTAGAGATAATTACTATTCAGAACTTCCAAAAGAACTTTTGGACAAAAAGACAAGTTCAGGAGCAAATGTTTTAATTGACAGAATACTTTGGGGAAAATCTTATCTGAAAATGGGTAAATTTGTATCCTACCCTAGAAGAGGAATGGTTAAAATCACGGACAAAGGAAAACAAACATTAACAAATGGTCAACTTCTTTTGTCAGATTTAAAAAATGATCCTGATTTTGTTCAACATCGCACGTCTGTTAAAAGTAAAAAAGACGATAAAACAGAATTAGAAACTGTTGATGTTGATAGTTCATCACCACAAGATTTAATAGATACTGGCTTTGAAACAATTGAAACAGAGGTTAAAACTGAACTTTTAGATAAACTTAAAGAACTTGACCCATATTTCTTTGAAAAAGTAATTTTGATATTACTTAAAAAAATGGGTTATGGAGATTTTATTGAAACTTCAAAATCAGGAGATGGTGGAATAGACGGAATAATAAATGAGGACAAACTTGGACTTGAAAAAATTTATACTCAAGCAAAAAGATATAATGAAAACAAAGTAAGAGAAAAGGATATAAGAAACTTTATTGGAGCTATGAGTGGAGACACTTCTAAAGGAGTTTTTATAACTACATCAACATTTGACGCTTCTGCAATAAAAAAAGCAAGAGAGGCACATCATTCAATTATTCTGGTTGACGGGCCAAAATTGGTAGACTTAATGCATCAGTATAATGTTGGAATACAAGTAAAAACAACATATGAAGTTAAAGAAATTGATTATGATTTCTTTGAAGGAGAATAGAGCAATCAAGCTCAACAACGTACAAGATTAATTACTAGTTTTAGCCTAAATATGAATCCCTAAGCGTTAGGACTATCATACTTTCTATCTGTGATTTATTTGCTAAATTAGGAGCTTAAACACGCAGCTAATCTTAAACAAAATTGCTGTGTGCAACCTAATAATACACTATGGACTTTAAACGAACAGGAATAATATTGTACACTATTGAGTATAAAAAATGTGTAGACTTTTATGAAAACATACTTGAATTAAACAAAATGTTTGAAACTGAAAATTTAACGTGTTTTGAATTTGGTAACTCTTATTTGATGGTAGAGCTAGATGATGAATATAACGGAACACAAACTGAATCTGAACGAATTAAGACTTGTTTACGAATGAACGTTTCAAACGTTAAAATTCTTGCAAACAAACTGATTGAAAAAAATATTGAAGTAGACTACCAAGAACACACTTGGGGAACAATTGCGAAATTTTTTGACCCAGACGGAAATTTATGTGCCTTTAAGGACAATGAAACGTTTGAAAAACAAATTGCAGACGGAATTAAAGTGAACTAAGCAGAAGAAGAGTTAACTAACACTTGTACAAGACTATTTTTATTTGCTAAATTAGGTGTGTAAACACGTTGTAAAACACTAACAAAAACATATGAAAAAGTACTATTATATAATATCAATTATTTTATTGCAATCATTGTTTGCTTGTAAAAATAACTGTACACCAGATATTACAGGAGTAAATTTAACCAATTCCATTTTTCTTACTACAATTGATTCCTTAAAAAGTGTTGATGCTAACAGTTATAGAATTGAACTTCGTTTAGATATAGATCAAATAAATAAAAGACAAGATAAAGATTGCATCCAAGGAGAAAAAGGACTAAAAAGTAATATTAAAGAGTTAAGTATTGTTTCAAATGCTAATATTTTTAATACTACAGCTGGAGAAAAAATTAATCTTGACAATTTTAGAATTTATGACTATGTCGGATTTATTTCAGATGATTACGGTGAGGATATTGATGCTAATTTTAAAAGATATAGATTAAATGAATGGATTGATATGATCAATAATGACTATAGAGATACATACGACTCAACCTTTAAGTTTTATAATAATTTTTATATCGAATTCTCAGACAAAAACCAGTCAGCAAACAATGTTAAATTCAAATTAATAGTAACACTAATGAATGGTAATGTATTTGAAGCAGAAACAAAGCCTATAAATATTACTTAACTTTAAGTTGCTAACGCATTTAATCATTAACTATAAATGCGTGTATAACTCCTGGTAACCAACCAATAATAGTTAGTATAAGACTAATTAAAAATGTTTTTCCTATTCCGTGTTTCATAAATACTGCTAATGGTGGTAGTACTATATTTAGTATAATTGTTAGTAATGACATATGTAGTTATTTTAATTAATAATTCTATTTTTCTAAGTTTTTTTTATTCTAGTTATTCTTCTTCTTTCTCATCTACCAACATCCTATGATCACTTTTCTTTAACCCAACAATGGCAATAATATTTGTAACGGTACCATATAACATTAGTATGGTAATAACCATCATTCCGCTAATAATAGAGGAGGAGAAAAGTGTTCCCCAATAAATATATTTGTACCACCAAACGGCTACGTTATCTGCTTCTGTAATTGGAATATTAAAAAACTGAAAGAGAATTAATGTACTTATAAAAAGTATGGTGTCAAACTTAGCAATACTTAATACCTGTGTATAGTGTTTCTTTTTAAGTTTTGTTTCTGTACCTGTACTTATCCCCAGTAAAGTTAATAGTAAGGCTAAAATTGTGGCAGATGCCAATATTATGGTATTACAAAGCATATTAAGACCTTGTATAGATGAACTTAACAGTTTTTTAGCCTCATAGCCCGATATGTTACCTAAAATAAAGACACCAAATGCTATAAAAATTGTTGTTACAGCACCACCTATAAAGGCGCGTTTATGATTTTTAAAAAAGTTGCTCATTTTTATATGATCTTATATCCTATGGGTTTAAAACTTCCACCATTACTATCTTTTGCAGAGCAAGCTGTTAAAGCTACAATTAAATCCATTTGGGCTTCAAAACAAACATAATCACCAGATTGTGATGTGGGTGGCTCAACTTTTATTTTCCCAGATTTATTAAAAACAACATTCATAAATATATTAAATGCAGTAGGTATATCATCTTTTTGAATACCGTAGGGCTCTAAATTTTTGTAAAGGTTTTCAAAACAACTTGGGTGGTATTCTTCAATACCGTAAAAATGTTTAAACGTTTTTCTATCACACGGTGCAAGTAAAAAATCGTTTCTACCGTTTGTATCTTCTATAATTTTTACCATTTTATTACTTCTGTTACTCCAGAGGTAATTGCCTTTTGTTAGTAAAATAGACTCTTCAAAATCTAATGTTTTACCTGAAGATACTTTCTCTTTTATATCGGTTTTATTCAAAAATAAAATGTCTGATACTTGCTTACCTTCAATATCAATAACCTTAAGTATTTGACCCTTTTTAAGTTCTAAAGCTGCTCCGGATTTTGGTGGTATAGTAATCATTTTTTATGAAATTGGTATGGACATTTCCATTTGTTATTTACTGCTCTTCCGCTATATTGTCTTGCTTCGCTACCAGCTCCAAAATCTTCTAGCATTGGATTTATAGAACCTTGATATTCCTTATCTCTACGCCTAATTAAGTCTCTTACGCGAGTATAACGATTGGTTTTACGAAGCTTATCAAACTGATTATGTAAGTTAAACACAATCATAGGAAATGGTGATGATCTTGCTTTTCTGGAAGCATTAGGATGCATACCAACTATGTAGAACGACTTGCCTAAGATGCTCATACTAAATTTTGGCGAGGATACATCAGAATCTGTACTATTATCCCATTCACAATCATCCTTACAGTGTAGTTGATACAGTAATTTCCAGAGTGCGTTTTCAAAAGCTAATTCAGTTTTAAATTCGTCATCTTTAAATACGGCAATAAAGGTTTGAAACTTTTTAGATTCATCATTAATTTCATTTAAGTAACTATTTAAATCGTTTAATAGAGTAGGGACACATTGTTTAGAAATTTTACTATAATTATGAATAGATATAGTATCATTTGCAACAACACTTTGTGCCATAACACAAGGATGATCGTCAAGAATAAATTCTTTTACCATATCATCAACAGCAGTTGTATTCTCTATTTTGTCCATTGTGTGTAATTCCATTTTTCAATGCTTTAATGCGTTTGTATCATTTTTATGCTAAATTAAATGGAGTGTAGTTTAAGCTTTATCTCAATCCGTCATATTATTAACCTTATCAAGTATATAAGAATTTATGCATTATTTCTTCACTTGTATTTTATAAAAAGGCTAGTAGTTTTAGTATTTATATGATACTAATATGGTGTAATTAGCACCATATTACCCAATGCTAAAACTATTTTAGCAGTCTTACATATTTTATTATTTTGTAATATATTTCTTACTAGATTTGTTTCAAAACAACAATGTTAATTACAAAAAACAGACTACTATGAAATTAAAAATTATGAAACCAAAAAAGGTATTTTTAAGTTTTCTTCTGGCATTTATTTGCTTGCTAGGGTACAGCCAAAAACCAAACGGACAAACATCTAATCCGAATGATAATTTTAAATTATTAAACGATTTTTCAGATGAATTTAATACAGGTAACATTAATTGGAGCAAATGGAGTAAAACGGCTAATTTACCAAACACAAAAGCTTGGAAGTGGGATAACAATGCCAATGCTAAACCGGTAAATTATAAAGGTGAGCGTTCTGTTGAGCTTACTATGCGTCAAAACGCCAATAATGCAAGAGATGGCATTACATATTTTAAAAGTGGCTGTTTACAAACTATTAAACAGTTGCCTAAAAACTTTGTAGGTTATGTAGAATCCAGAATTTATGGTGCAGAAATTAACTCTCCAAAAGCAACAGGTCTTGACAAATACAGAGGTGTGTGTCCGTCTTTTTGGTTATACAGTAAGTTTTTTGATAATAAACCAATTGGTGAGGCTGTATACACAGAAATTGATGTTGTAGAACTACAACAATTTGATTTTGATCCTAATGGTCCGGTTGGGCATCAACAAGATTTAATTACAGATGCAGAATCTAATCTTCATTTAGTAAAAAAAGCAAGTTTTGGTAGAGATTGGTTTAGACCAAAACAACCAAAAGCAAGAGCTACTCAATTAAATAAGTATGAGTTACCTGGTAAATTTGATCCTACAAAAGGTTGGCATACCTATGGTTGTGAAATAACACCTACTAAATTATATTTTTATGTAGATGGCGTTAGAGTAGGTAGAGCTTTAGATAATACTTATTGGAGTGATAATCCTATGTATGTTATAGCATCATTAGGTTTAAGAGTACCATTTGTAGCGTTTCAGGGTAATGTATTTGAGCCTGTGAACCCAGAAGTAAATCCTAGAGCAAAAAAGAATATAGATGAAATGCCAGTATCTATGCACGTAGACTATATAAGAGTATGGGAAAAAAATGGTTCTGGAGGAACTAATAATCCTGTTGGTAACTGTTCAACAGCTCCAACTTGGAAAAAATCAGGAAATTTTACAAAAGGAGACAGAGTAAAGCTTAATAATGCAATTTATGAACTAAAAGCTAGTAATGGTAGTTGTAGACCAGGTGGAGCTTCTGGCTGTTCTTCAAACCAATGGACTAAAGTATCTGACTGTACATCTAATAGCAGTATTATTAATACTGACGCAGGAACTGTATATCCAAACCCTGCGAATACAGTAGTTAATGTGGTAGCTACTAAAGGAGATTTTATTAGAGTAATTACTTCTGTAGGTACAGTAGTACGTACCGTAAAGGCTAAAAATAATACCACTGTAATAGATATTTCTGCATTGCCAGCAGGTATGTATACTGTTACAATTACGGGTAGCAACAAAAATGAAACTAAACAATTGCTTATTCAATAGTTTTAATTCTTATAAATAAATTTAAAAAGCAGAATTGAGGTTAAACTTAATTCTGCTTTTTTTGTTATTGGGCGTTTTTTACTAGCATACATAATTATGCAACAAACATATTTATCTAGTGAATAAACACTCTTTTTATAAAACGACGTAGGAGGGAAGTGTAATGTGTGTGGAATGGATTAGTATGCCAGAATGCTATTGGACTGTCATTTAATTATTTTCTAACCCTTTTGTCAGTAAATATTTAGTAAAAACGCATAAAAAATGCCATAATGTCTTAAACAAGACATTTGGCACGAATTTTGTACTAAATTCAGCTATTGTTTGTTACGATTAAAACAATTAAATATTTCTAATTCTAGAGGCTTAGGACCTTTATT carries:
- a CDS encoding TIGR03915 family putative DNA repair protein, encoding METTLIYDATFDGFLTAVFTAFELKLKTVKIVTEQRFQQPLFGSFDTVYTDQEKSNRVWAGLKKKMSTDELRRFYYAFLSEKPTVEDTLFNAIVYVFAAKKNVGSDFTNAHILEIAKLTKNVGREKHRMEAFVRFKLTKDGIYFANIEPDFNVLPLIKRHFEKRYADQKWLIYDLKRKYGLYYNLDKVDIITLELGADFDPTKTSSEIFAAVELEFQQLWNDYFKSTNIASRKNMKLHIQHVPKRYWKYLSEKHI
- a CDS encoding putative DNA modification/repair radical SAM protein, with protein sequence MSFQRVQEKLNILADAAKYDVSCSSSGSNRTNTNKGLGNASASGICHTYTEDGRCVSLLKILLTNYCIFDCAYCVTRKSNDIKRAAFKVQEVVDLTINFYRRNYIEGLFLSSGIFKSADYTMERLVAVAKKLRLEENFNGYIHLKSIPGASDELMREAGLYADRLSVNIEIPTKKGLKLLAPDKNREDFIKPMIKVKNEIIQYKNEKKLIKSTPKYAPGGQSTQMIVGASGENDMQIMYTSNYFYKNFNLKRVYYSGYVPISYDTRLPQIGTPVPMLRENRLYQTDWLLRFYGFNIEEILNEQHQHLDLDIDPKLGWALRNMHEFPVDVNKADKHMLARIPGLGMKSVYKILKARRYRQLNWEHLKAIGVSLNRAQYFLVCASNKFESRDLTAEKIKGLILQNSKSKYTDMLSNQLNLFG
- the lexA gene encoding transcriptional repressor LexA; protein product: MLDGNQAVFNTNNTVKTDTVSIPLVGSVACGLPIFAEEHIEAKIEVSTKLVKKPSDYFLLRATGDSMNKKGINSGDLLLIKRQHTAETGDLVLALLDNEATVKEFINNGSNLVLKPHSTNPKHQPIILTTDFKVQGVVADVIKV
- a CDS encoding ATP-dependent nuclease, whose protein sequence is MKIIEKIKIKNFGRFKEFTLGFDKSLNLLIGDNEAGKSTILSAIDIVLSGSRSKVENFGIDHLFNTDVIDDFLASEKKYENLPILYIELYLNDQGNKDLDGKYNSENIPSHGILLMCEPREDLSKEIKEILEQDDDNFPFEYYSINFKTFSGESYTGYRRFMQHLLLDNTQINNEYATKSYIKTLYHNSIKDAEKNKHQNEYRKHKENFRTTVLNELNERITDYSFSVRTNSKANLESDLTIKEGNIEIENKGKGRQCFIKTDFALQKNENELDIILLEEPENHLSHINMKKLIQRINESENKQLFVATHSNLISTRLDLRKAVMLNSNSSQPIPLIAIPEDTAKFFMKAPDNNILEYILSKNVILVEGDAEFILLEAFYKKVTNKKLEDSEIHIISVGGTSFKRYLDVAKLLNIKTAVIRDNDGNFQLNCVDRYSDYTEDNIEVFYDTDNAISTFEISFFKNNEVICSELFFAGRKTLTVQEYMLKNKADVAFELLDKKADVLVVPDYIKRAIEWIKA
- a CDS encoding UvrD-helicase domain-containing protein, which gives rise to MDKSLILAVAGSGKTTLIVDKLNLEERFLLITYTINNTRNLKEAIVTKFGYLPENINLFSYYNFLYSFCFRPFLGYKLKTKGIFWDFTPVFTNKLPLSNISRYMTKGKLLYHNRIAKLLEQANVLGDINKRLSKYYDHILIDEIQDFAGHDFNLLKNICQSETEIILVGDFYQHTFDTSRDGNTNANLHSDYEKYQKIFEKAKIIPDTEYLNKSYRCTKSVCQFITDQIGIDIQSHKEIDSNVIYLDDIEEIETLFNDNNIIKLFYRENYKYDCYSRNWGDSKGENHYNDVCVVLNKTTLTHYRQGKLSELKPVSKNKLYVACSRANNNLYLIAEEKIKHYKN
- a CDS encoding sterol desaturase family protein, whose amino-acid sequence is MDLINKLLGIDPNYIVIGLIAFFFSLEQIMQSPFSFKKRINHLFQNVLFQIILVFLNIFFVTFQVFSIEWLNGNNIGLLYLIELPVWVKLCVSVALYDITAYWIHRGTHKIPLLWRFHRVHHSDTTMDSSTVFRFHPIELILVFGVGNIITAALFGTDVFSMALYYFILYVFFFFEHANLNYPKWLNSSLGLLFVMPDHHRVHHQQEQIYTDSNYADIFIIWDRLFGTFKMMPVEDMKYGLAEFDTDEKQSFLYLIKSPFINIKRIKTDKKSE